Proteins from a single region of Hydra vulgaris chromosome 12, alternate assembly HydraT2T_AEP:
- the LOC136087956 gene encoding uncharacterized protein LOC136087956, which yields MANKSISITHLKEIIDIHENTIMKLFSDRIDKLESKISFMQEENKNLKNEVSDLKKSVEFVSDKYENLLLEIDVSKKTAMSSVYQLNDTKINIENDNVIKDKLAELEDRSRRNNLRFNGIEEKEIETWQETESKIREILKTKLGLNGNIEIERVHRVGKKVMGVKRINRTIVVKFLNYKDKNAILDKFVKAKLWNENLFINEDFSERTMEIRRKLFAEAKELRSKGKYAKVTYNKLFTRDFK from the coding sequence atggctaataaaagtatttcaattactcatttaaaagaaattatagaTATTCATGAAAACACAATAATGAAGCTATTTAGCGACAGGATTGATAAACTAGAGagtaaaatatcatttatgcaagaagaaaataaaaatttaaaaaatgaagtaagTGACCTGAAAAAAAGTGTTGAATTTGTCAGtgacaaatatgaaaatttactaTTGGAAATAgatgtttctaaaaaaacagCAATGTCATCAGTATATCAACTGAAcgacacaaaaataaatatagaaaatgatAACGTTATTAAAGATAAGTTGGCTGAACTTGAAGATAGGAGTCGCAGAAATAATTTGAGATTTAATGGTatagaagaaaaagaaattgaaaccTGGCAAGAAACTGAAAGTAAAAtaagagaaattttaaaaactaaattggGTTTAAATGGTAATATCGAAATTGAGAGGGTCCATAGAGTTGGAAAAAAGGTGATGGgtgttaaaagaataaatagaactattgttgtaaaatttttaaactataaagaCAAAAACGCGATTTTGGATAAGTTCGTAAAGGCAAAACTCTGGaatgaaaatttgtttataaatgaaGATTTTAGCGAACGTACTATGGAAATAAGAAGAAAGTTATTCGCGGAAGCAAAGGAGCTACGAAGTAAAGGAAAGTATGCTAAGGTTACTTATAACAAATTATTCACACGcgattttaagtaa
- the LOC136087957 gene encoding uncharacterized protein LOC136087957, which produces MDSNQLNFESTSFNFFQINDFLLDNESDPDINYFSEASALQNCSYFYNNELKDYLNRDFLNVIHFNIRSLKKNFDTFHSNIEETSNIFNIICITETWCSSDDVKNSNLLLPGFNLISLGRKNNKQGGGILFYVNEYLRFINRPDLSISDGDKEVLSIEILTKNAKNIILSCCYCPPNGVIEDFNAFLHNDIIKKSSHEKKLNYIIGDFNLNCFEYHTNTNIKKFYNDIFEIGAIPLINKPTRISSTSASILDNIITTDVFNLSLKKEKYKDNSKQTWQVLREITGSKKLKASSLPKAIKIDNKIFDDPGVVANKMNEFFTSVKPNLAKKNSNINKTINRCSFPLISYLNSFELSFDEFDTAFKMLKLNRAVGPDDINGNIAIDSCDIIKNILFKIFKCSIQQGIFPDELKIARVSPIFKGGDLLNVNINPHYLS; this is translated from the exons atGGATTCAAACCAACTAAATTTTGAGTCAacttcatttaacttttttcaaattaatgattttttacttgATAATGAATCCGATCctgacataaattattttagtgaagCAAGTGCTCTGCAAAACtgctcttatttttataacaatgaatTGAAAGATTATCTTAATAGGGATTTTCTTaatgttattcattttaatataagaagtttaaaaaaaaactttgatactTTTCATAGTAATATAGAAGaaacttctaatatttttaacataatatgcaTTACAGAGACATGGTGCAGTTCTGATGATGTTAAAAACTCAAATCTCCTCCTTCcaggttttaatttaatttctttagggCGTAAAAATAATAAGCAAGGTGGTGGTATTCTTTTTTACGTGAATGAATACTTGCGGTTTATTAACAGGCCAGACTTAAGCATTTCTGATGGCGATAAAGAGGTTTTaagtattgaaattttaactaaaaatgccaaaaatataattttaagttgttgttattGCCCACCAAATGGCGTAATTGAGGATTTTAATGCCTTTTTAcataatgatataattaaaaaaagttcacatgaaaagaaattaaactacataattggtgattttaatttaaactgttttgaaTACCACACTAATactaacattaaaaagttttacaatgaCATTTTCGAAATTGGAGCGATACCGTTAATAAATAAGCCTACCAGAATATCATCAACATCAGCCTCTATAttagataatataattacaactgacgtttttaacttatctttaaaaaaag aaaaatataaagataattcAAAGCAAACATGGCAAGTTTTAAGAGAAATTACAGGCAGTAAGAAATTGAAAGCTAGCTCTTTACCTAAAgctattaaaattgataataaaatatttgatgatcCAGGAGTGGTAGctaataaaatgaatgaattctTTACTTCAGTTAAaccaaatttagcaaaaaaaaattcaaacataaacaaaacaataaacagaTGTAGTTTTCCTTTAATATCTTAtctaaattcttttgaattgtcttttgatgaatttgatacagcttttaaaatgctaaagttAAATAGAGCAGTCGGTCCTGATGATATCAATGGAAACATTGCCATTGATTCATgtgatatcataaaaaatatcctttttaaaatatttaaatgttcaattcaacaaggaatttttcctgatgaattaaaaatagctagagtttcaccaatatttaaagGTGGAGACTTACTTAACGTTA